A genomic window from Nematostella vectensis chromosome 9, jaNemVect1.1, whole genome shotgun sequence includes:
- the LOC5517334 gene encoding homeobox expressed in ES cells 1 — MAANHSEVDQTESDAAETLLQLRRESEKRIRWQCRLDQHQPCLTNHSPYHPPWPSIYPPSPMAFDMRSYAWYFPFAIPGGQPRPWFAPSQFYVRPPQREAPPGSEMGLGFVAPQSRTDGSRGQEVASENIQVKNDEATQQSTSDRADIKRKRRNLTKRQQKILETAYRTIKYPTIEDRHRLETSTQLSEDRIQVWFQNRRAKDRRLQDGAAIPHGAKATQLEKGSATDESETLNEEADSEENLSDEPADNVQQEAVALRHMECLWKDSFLGTD; from the exons ATGGCAGCTAACCACTCCGAAGTAGATCAAACAGAGTCCGACGCGGCAGAAACATTGCTACAACTTCGTCGAGAAAGCGAGAAGCGGATTCGATGGCAATGCAGACTGGACCAGCACCAACCCTGCCTAACGAACCACAGTCCTTACCACCCTCCATGGCCGAGTATCTACCCGCCCTCTCCCATGGCATTTGATATGCGGAGTTATGCGTGGTATTTTCCGTTTGCCATTCCGGGGGGACAACCAAGGCCTTGGTTTGCCCCATCGCAGTTTTATGTGCGACCACCACAACGTGAGGCACCCCCCGGATCAGAAATGGGACTCGGGTTTGTTGCGCCGCAGTCCCGTACAGATGGCTCTAGAGGACAGGAGGTTGCAAGCGAGAATATTCAAG TTAAGAATGACGAAGCAACTCAACAGTCAACAAGCGACCGGGCAGAcatcaaaagaaaaagacgTAACCTCACAAAAAGACAGCAAAAGATTCTCGAGACAGCCTACCGTACGATCAAATACCCCACGATAGAGGACAGACATAGACTCGAGACTTCGACTCAACTCTCCGAGGACAGAATACAGGTCTGGTTCCAAAACCGACGAGCGAAGGACAGACGATTACAAGACGGAGCCGCCATCCCACATGGGGCGAAAGCGACCCAGCTAGAAAAAGGATCGGCGACGGACGAATCAGAGACTTTAAACGAAGAGGCAGATAGTGAAGAGAACTTAAGTGATGAGCCCGCAGATAACGTACAACAGGAGGCTGTAGCCTTGCGCCATATGGAATGCCTGTGGAAAGATAGCTTCTTGGGGACTGATTAG